The following are encoded in a window of Castanea sativa cultivar Marrone di Chiusa Pesio chromosome 5, ASM4071231v1 genomic DNA:
- the LOC142633749 gene encoding uncharacterized protein LOC142633749 gives MSFTGGSHHHSPAVPRLLRRRRKPKNSNRFRKLGPPPPTTPRSSWKFEDNKNDLAFNYQHHHHHHHTKLVSELFQRGRVQAPARKLAAGLWRLLGDPHCQQPGIGCVKIKFTHHRKSRDYGPEIKDQLQLQRSLPVSHPKKGIQYKPESSLQYPKCSMEGATKWEPRCSKEIDKVYQFNSHIKLLENQDNASISIVSVLQAELICARSRICELEDEVKCSKKKVEHLLRKVEEERISWQSRERAKILVDVDDLKNELGRERKNRQKMEILSSKLVNQIANAKLSAMQIMQNYEEEKRRRELMEEVCNELAKQIGEDEAIVEGLKREYKKVCEEVEEERKMWQMAEVWREEHVQMKLVDAKLALEERYFQMNKLITDLETFLGSRSSNLNVMELREAELIMQAIKSMNIEDIKEIERLSECEANEKEIEPCLNYSRTGRASKIYTLSLNNDASDKNLVLKHSNHVFDYNSGLEEDIRGGESTSHAEDQGCICSLEGSETSINRFNQEKNVLESRIECDENTNQESLGPEISEVCLLSDKQIKQKASPVSNIWKSHPSNGEFYKISIDGGNRRLSNGTVSSVRKASPCRGSAEGEPRCQDTVAQHSAPDLANPHITRGMKGRIEWPRGIQKHNTKAKLLEVKIESQKSQLRHILKQKT, from the exons ATGAGCTTCACAGGTGGGTCCCACCACCACTCGCCGGCGGTTCCTCGTCTCCTCCGCCGCCGCCGCAAACCCAAGAATTCTAACCGGTTTCGCAAGCTCGGACCTCCACCACCCACTACTCCTCGCTCGTCCTGGAAGTTCGAAGACAACAAAAACGACCTTGCCTTTAACtaccaacaccaccaccaccaccaccacacgAAGCTCGTCTCCGAGCTATTTCAACGAGGCAGAGTCCAAGCCCCCGCCAGAAAACTCGCCGCCGGTCTCTGGCGATTGCTCGGTGATCCTCACTGTCAGCAG CCTGGTATTGGATGTGTAAAGATCAAGTTTACCCATCACCGGAAAAGCAGGGACTATGGTCCGGAAATAAAGGATCAGTTGCAGTTACAAAGATCCCTACCTGTCTCTCATCCAAAAAAAGGAATCCAGTATAAG CCTGAATCTTCTTTGCAATATCCCAAATGTTCAATGGAGGGGGCAACAAAGTGGGAACCTAGGTGTTCAAAAGAGATTGACAAGGTCTACCAGTTTAACAGCCACATAAAGCTTCTTGAAAATCAAGACAATGCTTCTATCTCTATTGTTTCTGTTCTGCAAGCAGAACTAATATGTGCTAGATCAAGAATTTGTGAGCTTGAAGATGAAGTGAAGTGCTCGAAGAAAAAAGTTGAACACTTGCTGAGGAAGGTTGAAGAGGAAAGGATTTCATGGCAGAGCAGAGAACGTGCAAAAATTCTTGTAGATGTGGATGACTTAAAGAATGAATTAGGCAGGGAAAGGAAGAATCGTCAGAAGATGGAAATTCTCAGTTCCAAATTGGTCAATCAGATTGCCAATGCCAAGTTATCTGCAATGCAGATCATGCAAAATTATGAGGAAGAAAAAAGGCGTCGAGAGCTAATGGAGGAAGTTTGTAATGAACTAGCTAAGCAAATTGGAGAAGATGAGGCCATTGTTGAGGGATTGAAGAGAGAATACAAGAAAGTTTGTGAGGAAGTGGAAGAAGAGAGGAAGATGTGGCAGATGGCTGAGGTTTGGCGTGAAGAACATGTCCAAATGAAGCTAGTTGATGCAAAGCTTGCTCTTGAAGAAAGATATTTTCAGATGAACAAGCTGATAACAGACCTTGAGACTTTCCTGGGGTCCAGAAGTTCTAACCTGAATGTCATGGAATTAAGGGAAGCTGAGTTGATCATGCAGGCAATTAAATCAATGAATATTGAAGATATCAAGGAGATTGAACGTCTCAGTGAATGTGAAGCTAATGAAAAGGAGATTGAACCATGTTTAAATTACAGTCGCACTGGGCGTGCTTCAAAAATCTACACCTTGAGTCTTAATAATGATGCCTCTGACAAAAATTTAGTGCTGAAACATTCAAATCATGTTTTTGATTATAACAGTGGTCTAGAAGAAGATATCAGAGGTGGGGAAAGTACTAGCCATGCTGAGGATCAGGGTTGCATTTGCTCACTTGAAGGTAGTGAAACCTCAATTAATAGGttcaaccaagaaaaaaatgttttggagaGCCGAATTGAATGTGATGAAAACACTAATCAAGAATCTCTTGGTCCAGAAATCAGTGAGGTTTGCTTACTATCTGATAAGCAAATAAAGCAGAAGGCATCTCCAGTATCGAATATCTGGAAATCACACCCCAGTAATGGTGAATTCTATAAGATTTCGATAGATGGGGGTAATCGAAGGCTTTCAAATGGGACAGTTTCTAGTGTCAGGAAAGCTTCTCCATGTAGAGGGTCAGCTGAAGGTGAGCCCAGATGCCAGGATACAGTGGCACAACACAGTGCACCTGACTTGGCCAATCCACACATTACTCGAGGGATGAAAGGACGCATAGAGTGGCCACGAGGCATCCAAAAACATAACACAAAGGCCAAGCTTCTGGAAGTGAAAATTGAAAGCCAGAAATCTCAATTGCGTCACATTCTTAAACAGAAGACTTAA